The following are from one region of the Biomphalaria glabrata chromosome 4, xgBioGlab47.1, whole genome shotgun sequence genome:
- the LOC106053792 gene encoding uncharacterized protein LOC106053792 isoform X1, which produces MLQTNIFLCKEVFRPFILLLTTDIFRFGCECLAHLTTSTMKTSLAALFSVLMFTTLVNAVYYYKVPDCVVDFIQKVKTGQNFCLAARTYSNCSVESLHLPAYDSEWVYDEILQKWRSMGVNCSTTLTELHERYHGMEFLDMIIPTSMENPNSGSSLLFKSNALVKALYLGCVLFFFTLTYF; this is translated from the exons ATGTTACAgactaacatttttttgtgtaaggAAGTCTTTAGGccctttattttgttgttgaccACAGACATTTTTAG gtTTGGATGTGAATGTTTGGCGCACTTGACGACATCGACCATGAAGACTTCTTTAGCAGCATTGTTTAGTGTTTTAATGTTCACAACATTGGTAAACGCAG tttattattataaagtacCCGACTGTGTGGTAGATTTTATACAGAAAGTTAAGACTGGTCAAAACTTCTGTCT TGCAGCCAGGACGTATTCAAATTGTTCAGTGGAAAGTCTACACTTACCAGCTTATGACAGTGAATGGGTTTATGATGAAATTCTTCAGAAGTGGAGAAGCATGGGGGTTAACTGCT CCACAACTTTGACGGAACTACATGAAC gttaCCATGGAATGGAATTCCTTGATATGATCATTCCAACTTCGATGGAAAATCCAAACTCTGGGTCGAgcttactttttaaaagcaatgcATTAGTCAAAGCTTTATATTTGGgatgtgtactttttttttttacattaacttACTTCTAA
- the LOC106053792 gene encoding uncharacterized protein LOC106053792 isoform X2: MKTSLAALFSVLMFTTLVNAVYYYKVPDCVVDFIQKVKTGQNFCLAARTYSNCSVESLHLPAYDSEWVYDEILQKWRSMGVNCSTTLTELHERYHGMEFLDMIIPTSMENPNSGSSLLFKSNALVKALYLGCVLFFFTLTYF, translated from the exons ATGAAGACTTCTTTAGCAGCATTGTTTAGTGTTTTAATGTTCACAACATTGGTAAACGCAG tttattattataaagtacCCGACTGTGTGGTAGATTTTATACAGAAAGTTAAGACTGGTCAAAACTTCTGTCT TGCAGCCAGGACGTATTCAAATTGTTCAGTGGAAAGTCTACACTTACCAGCTTATGACAGTGAATGGGTTTATGATGAAATTCTTCAGAAGTGGAGAAGCATGGGGGTTAACTGCT CCACAACTTTGACGGAACTACATGAAC gttaCCATGGAATGGAATTCCTTGATATGATCATTCCAACTTCGATGGAAAATCCAAACTCTGGGTCGAgcttactttttaaaagcaatgcATTAGTCAAAGCTTTATATTTGGgatgtgtactttttttttttacattaacttACTTCTAA